The following proteins come from a genomic window of Lolium rigidum isolate FL_2022 chromosome 5, APGP_CSIRO_Lrig_0.1, whole genome shotgun sequence:
- the LOC124654092 gene encoding uncharacterized protein LOC124654092 — protein MDPAQIPQGHDPAPSMVCVDAKRLRRSAMPADTVSKVINADNTSSWSAPPLDDDDLLEEIFLRLRPKPSALLRASLVCTRWCSILSDPKFLKRYRKHHRKPPLLGFFTGNSGTEYNFVPALKAKPNRIPAQRFTIPRSSSPYDRWNFLGCRHGLGVLMHYYGREVVVWDPLTGQQHHVPFPPELRNARGDIYWSWHAAVLCADDDDGHVHGDCFSSPFKLVLIAAGQTQAFACLYESVSGLWGNIVSTLTTTTIHEIRHSVLIGNALYCLFGGGDILAYDIDGQILSHIEKPTEAYHTGLGFQLWRTNDVCGLGLAVMSKLGIHLWECKMYSEGVFRWVLQPKIIQLEELFPQRIGSDHKKVYMVGYDEESNVIFLATYIGDFMLQLQSMRFRRISERNCWDNKMHYPYRNFYTAVKPSAM, from the exons ATGGATCCTGCTCAGATTCCTCAAGG GCACGATCCTGCTCCAAGTATGGTATGTGTGGATGCCAAGAGGCTGCGGCGTTCTGCAATGCCAGCCGACACCGTATCCAAAGTGATCAACGCTGACAACACTAGTTCCTGGTCGGCGCCCCCGCTGGACGATGATGATCTCCTTGAGGAGATCTTTCTCCGCCTCCGTCCAAAGCCATCTGCACTTCTGCGTGCCTCCCTCGTTTGCACACGCTGGTGTAGCATACTCTCTGACCCCAAGTTCCTCAAACGTTATAGGAAACACCATCGGAAGCCTCCTCTATTGGGCTTCTTCACAGGAAATAGTGGCACAGAATACAATTTCGTTCCTGCTCTAAAGGCGAAGCCCAACCGCATCCCGGCTCAGCGCTTCACCATACCCAGGAGCAGCAGCCCCTACGACCGTTGGAACTTCCTTGGCTGTCGCCACGGCCTTGGTGTCCTAATGCACTACTATGGGCGTGAGGTTGTTGTATGGGATCCCCTCACCGGCCAGCAGCACCACGTTCCGTTTCCGCCTGAGCTACGTAATGCCAGAGGGGATATTTATTGGAGTTGGCACGCCGCGGTGTTGTGCGCTGATGACGATGATGGACATGTGCACGGCGATTGCTTCTCAAGCCCGTTTAAGTTGGTTTTGATAGCTGCTGGACAGACGCAGGCTTTTGCTTGCCTCTATGAATCGGTGTCTGGTTTATGGGGAAATATTGTCTCAACATTGACTACAACTACGATTCATGAGATTAGACACAGCGTTCTCATTGGGAATGCACTTTATTGTTTGTTCGGTGGAGGTGACATCCTTGCATATGATATTGATGGACAAATCCTTAGTCACATTGAGAAGCCAACTGAGGCCTATCATACTGGCTTGGGCTTTCAGCTTTGGCGGACAAATGATGTTTGTGGCCTTGGCCTCGCTGTTATGTCAAAACTGGGCATACATTTATGGGAGTGCAAAATGTACTCTGAAGGTGTTTTCAGATGGGTGCTGCAGCCGAAAATCATTCAACTTGAGGAGCTCTTTCCACAGAGGATCGGTAGCGACCACAAAAAGGTGTACATGGTGGGCTATGATGAGGAGTCAAATGTTATTTTTCTGGCTACGTATATTGGTGACTTCATGCTCCAACTTCAGTCTATGCGGTTTAGAAGAATTTCCGAAAGAAATTGCTGGGATAACAAGATGCATTATCCCTACAGAAATTTCTATACTGCAG TGAAACCATCTGCTATGTGA